In Ignavibacteria bacterium, the genomic stretch ATCCGAAGCTTTTCTTTCCGGGAACCCGGCAGGAAGATGTAAGTCAAGTAGGAATTAAAACTCATCCATCAGAAAGAATAATTGATTCGACAAATCCATTTACTTGGTTTAAAGCTGTGCGAAAGATTAAATCACTTAATCCGGATTTGATCGCATTCATCTGGTACAATCCATTTTTCGGAATGGCGTTTAACGTTATCTCCGGCAGATTAAAAAAATATTTTCATGGTAAAGTATTGTTCATCGCTGAGAATATTATCTCGCACGAAGCACGGTTCATAGATTCGTTTTTAACTAAAATTGCACTCCGCCACGCGGACAAGTTTTTGGTTCTTTCTGAGATAGTCGAGAAAGGAATTAAAGAACTTTATCCAGGCAAAAATGTTTTCCGTTCATCGCTTCCGATTTACGATTGTTACCAATTCGATAGCTTGATAACAAAAACAGATGCGAGAAAGAAAATTGAACTCCCAACAGATAAAAATGTGATTTTGTTCTTCGGGTATATTCGTGCATACAAAGGACTCATGTATTTGATAGAAGCAATGCCCAATGTTTTGAAGTTCGATCCTGATGCAATGCTATTAGTTGTAGGAGAATTTTACGAAGAGAAAGAAAAATACTTCGATGCTGTAAAAAGTCTTGGATTAGGAAGAAATGTGAAGTTTGTGGCGGAATTTGTTCCGAATGAGGATGTCGGTTTGTACTATACGGCTTCGGATCTGGTTGTGCTGCCGTACAAGTCAGCAACTCAAAGCGGAATTTTGAACATTGCGTATGGATTTAAGAGACCTGTTGTGGTAACGAACGTCGGTGGACTCCCAGAATTAGTCGAAGAAGGAAAAACAGGTTTTATTGTTGAGGCAAACAATCCAAACACAATTGCCGAAGGAATTATTAAATATTTTTCTTCTAAGGATAAATCAAAATTCGAAAAAAATATTGAAGAGTTCGTCCAAAAGAGTGGATTCAAATCGATAGAAGCCGTATTCGAAAAAATATTTAATTCTCCATGAAACTTTGTGGTCTCTGTGATGAAATTCTTTTCCTTTCACAGAGATTTACTGAGAAGGCACGGAGATGCATTGAGCAGCAGAATAACTTCTACTATATTTTTCTATTGAGATACTTGCTTAGATAAATTCTCAATTTTTTAAAAAGTTGAGTTTACAACTAACTCATTTAAGCTGATACCTGTATAAACCTTTTTTTACACCGTCCATTACAACATACAAGAAGTTGTTTTTTGGGTCATATCCAAGTAGTGTTTTCTTATTAATATCTGAGCCAAGCTTGCTCCAAGTACTGCCTTTATCTTTTGAGATATAGACGTAACTGCTATCACTTCCTTTGTAGGTTGCAGTAACGAATAATTGATCCTCAAGATTTATAAGGATATCACTAAATGATGAGCGGTTAAAATCATCATTATTGATTTTTGTAAATGTTGCGAATGCGTCATTTGTAATGCCAAGAAATTCATTAACACTTTGTGAAATAATTCCAAAACCGAACAAAGAATATTTACTTAAGCAATGCTGTATA encodes the following:
- a CDS encoding glycosyltransferase, which produces MKKKICIVGPAYPYRGGNALFVAHLYSALSETYDVQVINFTKLYPKLFFPGTRQEDVSQVGIKTHPSERIIDSTNPFTWFKAVRKIKSLNPDLIAFIWYNPFFGMAFNVISGRLKKYFHGKVLFIAENIISHEARFIDSFLTKIALRHADKFLVLSEIVEKGIKELYPGKNVFRSSLPIYDCYQFDSLITKTDARKKIELPTDKNVILFFGYIRAYKGLMYLIEAMPNVLKFDPDAMLLVVGEFYEEKEKYFDAVKSLGLGRNVKFVAEFVPNEDVGLYYTASDLVVLPYKSATQSGILNIAYGFKRPVVVTNVGGLPELVEEGKTGFIVEANNPNTIAEGIIKYFSSKDKSKFEKNIEEFVQKSGFKSIEAVFEKIFNSP